tattttttCGCCATCTCCTAAGGATCACCTGGCTCTTGATGCCAAATGTAGgattttcaaaaaacaaaatatttgGAGAGAAGAGAGATATGACTACATTGCTAATACACTTTGATACGTACATTTTTCTCATTAACATGAAAGCCTTTAAATAGACACTACAATCTTGATCGAACTCTTAACAACTAACCCACTAACACATTAATTCCAACTTAATAGTAAATATACTCCCACATTCAAAACCGTCAAGTACTTCCAAAATACTAGGACTTTCATGTACGTGACCAATCTTAAACATTAGGATCAATCTCACAATTTCTCAATGACCAAAACAATTAATTGACTCAGCCCTGATGTTACGTGTTTGGATTATAATTCCAACAGAATTATGATTGAAATGCAACAATACATATGAAACTAGTTTTTGAATAGCCAAAAAACTACCCAGTAACTAGCAAAAACCATACAATCGCTTCAAGAAACTGAAAGAGTTTATTCTATAAACATAGAATTTTCCAAATATGGCTACTAGGCCTGGAATCTCATGAAACCATCCCCCGGAATATTGGTTTTAATGCAGGAGCTTAACGCAGGACTGCCACTGTTTATGTTCTTGCGAAGTCTTTTTTGTTAAATTCGGCACTAACATTTCCGTTAACCTCTGACGTTATCCTTTCTTTGGATTCTGCTCCAATTATGTAATTTTTCCAATGAGAAAACTTTTTGATGCCACTCTCTATTCGACACAGTAGCAGATGAAAGCTTAGGTTGTTGATTCACACCACCAACCGAATTTTGTTGTGACTTATCAACCAGATATTGTTCAGAAGGTTCTTGATGTTGAGTGAAAGAAGGGATGTGAAAGTTCTGCAGTGGACCCAAATTACCCACAAAGTAATTACAATCAGCATCCGTGACGTTATTAATTGCACTGTTAttattcaaatgcattgttgccACTGAAGTCAATACCTGATCGCGACCTGGGTATTTAGAAGGAGCTGGCGAATGCGAGGAGGGGATAAAAGGAATGGGGTGTGAATTTGGAATGTTGGTCGACACAACACTGATTGTATCCACGTAACTTGGGGTATAATTTGTTCCTAAATTCAAGATAGGATGTAGTGTTGTTGATCTCCGTTGCTGTTGTTGAAGCATTTGTTGTTGTCGTTGTTGTTCTTGATATAATGCTAAATGATGATCACGAAGTTGTCGATTCTGGAATAGTTGATAGTAGAGTGCATTGGCAGGATGAGAACTGTCAAGTGTCCTAGCTCGTCGTTGTGGTTTCGGTTTCTGAACTGGCTTCCCCCCAACCCGAACGTTCCTAAGAATTCCTCCTCTTGTCCAATACCTTTTACAATCCCTACAAAAGTATCGAGGTTGCGAGACGCTGTAATTGTTGTAGTAGCAAAATTTGGTATTTGAAGACTCGCAGCGAGCACACAAGGCTGGCGGTTCTGGTTTTGGAGGTATTCCATCAACCAGATCTTCCTGTCTCAAACCTTTCATCTGTAATCTCTTTCTCTCGTTCTCTAAATCAATGTCTTTCACATTTCATCATCCACCCCATCCTTCTTATACAAATAGTTACGAAATATGGTTAGATTTTGTTTTAAGATACTGCGGGGATACGCAATTTAATGCAGATGATGTGCCTTTTATGTTTTAGAGTTCTCTCAGAATTAAATG
Above is a genomic segment from Papaver somniferum cultivar HN1 chromosome 10, ASM357369v1, whole genome shotgun sequence containing:
- the LOC113315738 gene encoding dof zinc finger protein DOF1.4-like, with amino-acid sequence MKGLRQEDLVDGIPPKPEPPALCARCESSNTKFCYYNNYSVSQPRYFCRDCKRYWTRGGILRNVRVGGKPVQKPKPQRRARTLDSSHPANALYYQLFQNRQLRDHHLALYQEQQRQQQMLQQQQRRSTTLHPILNLGTNYTPSYVDTISVVSTNIPNSHPIPFIPSSHSPAPSKYPGRDQVLTSVATMHLNNNSAINNVTDADCNYFVGNLGPLQNFHIPSFTQHQEPSEQYLVDKSQQNSVGGVNQQPKLSSATVSNREWHQKVFSLEKLHNWSRIQRKDNVRG